One part of the Hippoglossus hippoglossus isolate fHipHip1 chromosome 11, fHipHip1.pri, whole genome shotgun sequence genome encodes these proteins:
- the LOC117770083 gene encoding double-strand-break repair protein rad21 homolog A-like, which translates to MFYAHFVLSKRGPLAKIWLAAHWDKKLTKAHVFECNLESSVESIISPKVKMALRTSGHLLLGVVRIYHRKAKYLLADCNEAFIKIKMAFRPGVVDLPEENREAAYNAITLPEEFHDFDQPLPDLDDIDVAQQFNLNQSRVEEITMREEVGNLNLLQDNDFADFGMEDREMMREESAFEVDIMATSASNLLLEAEGVANPIVDKSNHLEYDDHYKDDFGDNPMESSEGGMLVDKLLSNEDGGGIFDDPPAITASVMMPQDHGDDDDDFDALSAGAPDSPDSGPTEPLPVMADQTEQTALVHNEEETFALEPIDITVKETKAKRKRKLIVDSVKELDSKTIRAQLSDYSDIVTTLDLAPPTKKLMMWKETGGVEKLFSLPAQSLWNMRLLKMFTRCLTPLVPDEMRKRRKGGEADSLDEFLKDLENPEVPREETTGPQQRDIMDQTIMEEASMLQTAAVEGSRTTLDESVMPPPSSQRGIKRKSQDTEPDLPMGALDEQQQQQQQQLETPSNVDLPPEETTSSISQLIELDLLIDKKKNDDDSDEEEEEVQGDQDQEERRWNKRTQQMLHGLQRVMDKTGTQSISLLDMCCNNNRKQAAAKFYSFLVLKKQQAVELVQAEPYSDIIATPGPRFHII; encoded by the exons ATGTTCTACGCCCACTTCGTCCTCAGCAAGCGTGGGCCGCTGGCCAAGATCTGGCTGGCGGCCCACTGGGACAAGAAGCTGACCAAGGCCCACGTGTTCGAGTGCAATCTGGAGAGCAGCGTGGAGAGCATCATCTCACCCAAG GTGAAAATGGCTTTGCGGACGTCGGGGCACCTGCTGCTGGGGGTGGTGAGGATCTACCACAGGAAGGCCAAGTACCTGCTGGCCGACTGTAATGAGGCCTTCATCAAGATCAAGATGGCTTTTAGACCAG GTGTGGTGGATCTgccagaggagaacagagaagcAGCCTACAACGCCATCACTCTTCCTGAGGAGTTCCACGACTTCGACCAGCCACTGCCCGACCTCGA tGACATTGACGTGGCTCAGCAGTTCAACTTGAaccagagcagagtggaggagatcACCATGAGAGAGGAGGTGGGCAACCTCAACCTGCTGCAGGACAATGACTTTG CTGACTTCGGGATGGAAGACCGCGAGATGATGCGGGAGGAGAGTGCGTTCGAGGTGGACATCATGGCGACGTCGGCTTCcaacctgctgctggaggcggAGGGCGTGGCTAACCCGATAGTGGACAAGTCCAACCACCTGGAGTACGACGACCACTACAAGGACGACTTTGGTGACAACCCCATGGAGAGCAGTGAGGGGGGCATGCTGG TGGACAAGCTTCTGAGCAATGAGGACGGAGGTGGCATCTTTGACGACCCCCCCGCCATCACAGCGAGTGTGATGATGCCTCAGGACCACGGAGATGATGACGATGACTTTGACGCCCTCTCAG CGGGAGCTCCAGACAGTCCAGACTCAGGCCCCACAGAGCCCCTCCCGGTCATGGCCGACCAGACGGAACAGACGGCGCTGGTTCACAACGAGGAGGAAACCTTCGCCCTGGAGCCCATTGACATCACAG TGAAGGAGACCAAGGCAAAGCGTAAGAGGAAGTTGATTGTGGACAGCGTGAAGGAGTTGGACAGTAAAACCATCCGTGCACAGCTCTCTGACTACTCAGACATCGTCACCACGCTGGACCTGGCGCCTCCCACCAAGAAGCTGATGATGTGGAAGGAGACCGGGGGAGTCGAGAAGCTCTTCTCCCTGCCAGCTCAGTCGCTCTGGAACATGAGGCTGCTCAAG ATGTTCACAAGGTGTCTGACGCCGCTGGTACCtgatgagatgaggaagaggaggaaaggtgGCGAGGCCGACAGTCTGGATGAGTTCCTCAAAGATCTGGAGAATCCAGAGGTCCCCAGAGAGGAAACAACAGGTCCCCAGCAGAGAGACATCATGG ACCAGACCATCATGGAGGAGGCCAGCATGCTTCAGACTGCAGCGGTGGAGGGCAGCAGGACCACACTGGACGAGTCAGTGATGCCGCCACCATCTTCCCAACGAGGCATAAAACGCAAATCCCAGGACACAGAGCCAGATCTGCCT ATGGGAGCTTTGGAcgagcaacagcagcagcagcagcagcagctggagacacCATCCAATGTGGACTTGCCCCCAGAGGAGACCACCTCGAGCATCAGCCAGCTGATAGAGTTGGACCTGCTCATTGACAAGAAGAAGAACGATGACGACTCTGATGAAGAG gaggaggaggtgcagggagaCCAggaccaggaggagaggaggtggaacaAAAGAACCCAGCAGATGCTCCATGGCCTCCAG agggTGATGGACAAAACGGGCACCCAGTCGATCAGCCTGCTGGACATgtgctgcaacaacaacaggaagcaggCGGCAGCCAAGTTCTACAGCTTCCTGGttctgaagaagcagcaggcGGTGGAGCTGGTGCAGGCGGAGCCTTACAGTGACATCATCGCCACGCCCGGACCTCGCTTCCACATCATCTAG